TCATCGAAAAACAGTGTCGTTGCAAACATTCCCAGCACAATCGGCAGAAACAGGCTGGACAGATTCTTAAAGGCCAGTGTGTAAAGGTCGCCAAAACTATCCATAAAGGGACTGCTCCTTGAAATGCTGCAAGCCCTCTCAATTGCAAACGCTCCAAGCAGAAGTGTCAGAGCCAAAATACACCAGACAATTTTATTCCGTTTCCATTTCTGGATTTCAGTTGTAATAATCGTCATACGGTTTTCTCCTTTCATGGTTCCAACTATAAAACGCAAACCTTGCCATAACCTTGCCGAGATAAAATTTTTTCAAAAAAAGCTCTGTGGGATCACAGAGCTTTCGGAAGTATGATGATAAAGGTTGTTCCGTTTCCGGGAACACTGGCGGCTGTAATCGTTCCTTTATGAATACTGACTAACTCTTTGGCAATCGAAAGGCCCAGCCCGTTCCCTTTGGCAGAACGGGAGTGATCACATTGATACATCCGTTCAAAGATATGCAGGAGATCAGAGGCGGCAATCCCATTGCCGTTATCAGCAACAACGATTTTTGCCTGCTGCTCCGTTTCAGTCACGGTCAGGAAAACTTTGCTTGCAGCACTGTGCGTCAGGATATTTTGCAGTAAATTATTGAGAATACGAGTGTAGGCGGTAGAGTCAACCCGTGTCATGTATTCTGTTTCGGGTATCTCAATTTCATAGCTAAGATCGTGGTTTTCCAGCAGCGGCACCCAATCAGCCATGATGTCACGGGAAAGCTCATTCAGGTCGCAGACCTCAAAATGAAAAATCTGTTCCCCGGCATCCAGCTTCACCCATTCAAACAGGGCGGTCACAAAATCTTTCAGGTGGTGGGCTTTTTCCATAGCCACCCGAATGTATTCTTCCTGCTCAGCTCCTGTTACCATCTTGCTTTCCACAGCCTCCAAATATCCAACCAGAGAAGCAAGAGGGGTTTTTACATCATGGGAAAGGCTTGTCATAAGCCGTTTATAAGCCTGTTCGGATTGCTTTTGCTGTATAAGCCGAGATTGGCTGCTCATGGCAATCTCGTTAATATCATAACAGATTTGTTTTGTCAGGTCGCTTTCCCGTGTCAATACACGGCGATTCAAATTCCCGGCTTTTATATCGTTTAGGGCATCCCTAATAAGAAAAAGCTGACCACGGACACGGTGAAGTTTTCCCAGAAGATAGCTGATTACCAGCAAGGCAATCAATAAAGACAACAATAGATAAAGGTTAATCTCCATGCTCATGCCTCCTTGTTAAAGCGATACCCTACACCGCGGACAGTCTGGATATAAAAAGGTTGCTCTGGATTTGGCTCGAT
This window of the Oscillospiraceae bacterium genome carries:
- a CDS encoding two-component sensor histidine kinase: MEINLYLLLSLLIALLVISYLLGKLHRVRGQLFLIRDALNDIKAGNLNRRVLTRESDLTKQICYDINEIAMSSQSRLIQQKQSEQAYKRLMTSLSHDVKTPLASLVGYLEAVESKMVTGAEQEEYIRVAMEKAHHLKDFVTALFEWVKLDAGEQIFHFEVCDLNELSRDIMADWVPLLENHDLSYEIEIPETEYMTRVDSTAYTRILNNLLQNILTHSAASKVFLTVTETEQQAKIVVADNGNGIAASDLLHIFERMYQCDHSRSAKGNGLGLSIAKELVSIHKGTITAASVPGNGTTFIIILPKAL